A portion of the Vespula vulgaris chromosome 24, iyVesVulg1.1, whole genome shotgun sequence genome contains these proteins:
- the LOC127071968 gene encoding conserved oligomeric Golgi complex subunit 7, with product MDVSAFSEDTFDAKEWINKTFKSTEAQENKDAFVSSLVMKLQLYVQQVNSALEETSQSVLSSLPRVLRDSQLLQQEALALKEKMASVKQEIAKVEECTVSSIESLERLDRIKTQLETAKRGLHEADNWSALANDVEEVFESGDIEVIASKLFSMQKSLAMLINVVDYEDKKLQLEGLKNRLEAMASPKLVQAFNTGNLDQSKVYVDIFNKMERLPQLLKYYHNCLKVSLGQEWRRTIELAQDENLTYWLNTYYDKLLSTWHEQVKWCHQVFPNTSNEILINVYADLLRSLDPSISECIESLLKQYSNAMQLSLLLELKQLTRHFAVNISGAIETLSLTKSVNRNVLNNETTANTKTFNQYIISLAQAIYAPYVPYVMKYKTYEVAQLEQQLQSLDLLHDDLSDTINSLSLSISRVIGYAHEANKRCKLFTDGCGYPGLLKALNIYFDKYIIKYQATIRQLERKKVKQEDWNLFQMCLTLMQSIGEFLGQVHQFEKSLVIDIIESNNKLLSHTAGPFNQYKKLLLETAGQTELEQLVASFQKEDKTILDSVIKPIHKLCSDLHHATYEVIFAPIFTQLLLVQKAPAWSGDANKMHLSTDLPDYSFAPQEYITQVGQYLMTLPQHLEPFLLRDNPSLTLALKAADPQYAQGSTESGFTGILLDIIARGTCQMFHDQTLAIGRLSSVACKQLATDIDYVGNVLEELGLSLSENLQHMSLLLRLPPEEYQSGSSGCNARVVAAVRQMRNITLSG from the exons ATG GATGTATCCGCGTTTTCCGAGGATACTTTCGATGCCAAAGAATGGATCAACAAAACGTTCAAATCCACGGAAGCTCAAGAGAACAAGGAT GCGTTCGTCTCTTCCTTGGTCATGAAGTTACAATTATACGTACAACAAGTTAACAGCGCGTTGGAGGAAACCAGTCAGTCGGTCTTGTCCAGCTTACCTAGGGTTCTTAGGGACAGCCAATTGTTGCAACAAGAAGCTTTGGCGTTGAAGGAAAAGATGGCTTCTGTTAAACAAGAGATCGCCAAG GTAGAAGAATGTACCGTGTCCTCTATAGAATCCTTGGAAAGACTCGATAGAATAAAGACTCAACTGGAAACTGCCAAACGTGGTCTGCACGAAGCTGATAATTGGAGCGCTTTAGCGAATGACGTGGAGGAA GTATTTGAATCGGGAGACATCGAAGTTATAGCTAGTAAATTATTTAGTATGCAAAAGTCATTAGCCATGCTCATCAATGTGGTGGATTATGAAGATAAAAAGCTTCAATTAGAGGGCTTAAAAAATAGATTAGAAGCAATGGCTAGTCCTAAACTCGTTCAAGCCTTTAACACTGGAAATTTGG ATCAGTCGAAAGTTTACGTGGATATCTTCAACAAAATGGAAAGATTACCTCAACTTCTTAAATATTATCACAATTGTCTGAAAGTATCGTTGGGACAAGAATGGAGACGAACTATCGAATTGGCGCAAGATGAGAATCTAACGTATTGGTTAAATACTTATTATGACAAACTTTTATCTACTTGGCACGAACAA GTGAAATGGTGCCATCAAGTGTTTCCTAATACATCCAATGAAATTCTTATCAACGTATATGCCGATCTATTAAGAAGTTTGGATCCAAGTATATCGGAATGCATAGaatcattattaaaacaatattcCAACGCTATGCAGCTATCTTTATTGTTGGAACTTAAACAACTTACCAGACATTTTGCGGTAAACATAAGTGGAGCTATAGAAACGTTGTCCTTGACAAAATCAGTAAATCGAAATGTTTTGAATAATGAAACGACAGCTAATACAAAAacatttaatcaatatataatatctttggCGCAAGCGATATATGCGCCTTACGTTCCATACGTTATGAAGTATAAAACTTACGAAGTTGCACAATTGGAACAACAGCTTCAATCTTTGGATCTATTGCACGACGATCTAAGCGATACTATCAATTCTTTGTCGCTTAGTATCTCAAGAGTTATCGGTTATGCGCATGAAGCAAATAAACGTTGTAAACTGTTTACCGATGGCTGTGGCTATCCAGGTTTACTTAAAGCGTTAAAC ATATATTTTGACAagtatatcattaaatatcaGGCAACTATACGACAATtggagaggaagaaagttaAACAAGAGGAttggaatttatttcaaatgtgTCTTACCTTAATGCAGAGTATAg gaGAATTTTTGGGACAAGTGCACCAGTTTGAAAAATCCTTAgtaatcgatataatcgaatctaataataaattattaagccATACAGCCGGGccttttaatcaatataaaaaattgcttCTCGAAACTGCTGGACAAACCGAATTAGAACAACTCGTTGCTTCGTTTCAGAAAG AAGACAAAACTATTCTCGATTCGGTTATAAAACCTATTCACAAACTTTGCTCCGATTTACATCATGCTACTTACGAAGTTATTTTTGCGCCCATTTTTACTCAGTTACTCTTAGTTCAAAAAGCACCTGCTTGGTCAGGAGATGCCAATAAAATGCATCTTAGTACAGATTTACCGGATTATAGTTTCGCTCCTCAAGAATATATAACACAAGTTGGTCAATATCTGATGACGCTTCCTCAACATTTGGAACCATTTTTATTAAGGGATAATCCAAGTTTAACATTGGCATTAAAAGCTGCCGATCCTCAGTACGCTCAGGGGTCAACGGAATCTGGTTTCACTggtattttattagatattattgcCAGAGGAACTTGCCAAATGTTTCATGATCAAACATTAGCCATTGGCCGATTAAGTTCTGTTGCTTGCAAGCAACTTGCTACTGACATAG ATTACGTTGGAAACGTTCTAGAAGAGCTTGGTCTTTCGTTATCGGAGAATCTGCAACAtatgtcattattattaagattacCACCCGAGGAATATCAAAGTGGTAGCTCTGGTTGCAATGCCCGTGTCGTGGCTGCGGTAAGACAAATGAGAAACATTACGTTGTCTggctaa